In a genomic window of Amphiprion ocellaris isolate individual 3 ecotype Okinawa chromosome 11, ASM2253959v1, whole genome shotgun sequence:
- the LOC111563295 gene encoding ASNSD1 upstream open reading frame protein-like, with amino-acid sequence MSSKSNENDDNLEEVSAIKEELNKKIKEQKVVVDELSNLKKNRKVYIQQRNSNIFFLADRGQTLSSCKKELDNMKKDLQDL; translated from the exons ATGTCTTCGAAAAGCAACGAAAACGACGATAATTTGGAAGAAGTGTCTGCAATTAAGGAGGAACTGAACAAGAAG ATCAAGGAGCAGAAGGTTGTTGTGGACGAGCTCTCCAACCTGAAGAAGAACAGG AAAGTCTATATCCAGCAGAGGAACagtaacatattcttcctggcAGACAGAGGTCAGACACTGAGTTCATGTAAAA aGGAACTGGATAATATGAAAAAGGATCTACAGGATTTATAA
- the asnsd1 gene encoding asparagine synthetase domain-containing protein 1, whose amino-acid sequence MCGIFCLLSLLSAHSEWDKAVYEHLKRRGPCSSQELTVIGTNHYYQCLFSAHVLHMRGPLTPQPVQDSAGNILLWNGEIFGGLPVRSEENDTAVVSQQLSSCNNPSEILTVLSAIQGPWGFVYYQKAGEYLWFGRDFFGRRSLLWKFDAEVSALTLTSVAAHASGPDQRNWQEVPAVGVYRIDLRAATETGSLSFEIYPWAHAGDDVISCCSEKILESVPSGCNAVMNQAGLVLTSPVCRLNMSIPESLNKTEVHSDSHLSVKDLEELLASKEQTDEADRLIDVLSEAVRRRVQSLPFGLQDHSLLANDQASVAILFSGGIDSMVLAALADRHVPAHQPIDLLNVAFKLQEPKKQNVCAKKPKKPKNKPTESKTDCADSRTFSPFDVPDRITGKNGLKELQDLNPERRWNFVEINVTQEELQKMRMERICHLVHPLETVLDDSIGCAVWFAARGTGFIMEDSDQRPFTSSAKVILTGIGADEQLAGYSRHRVRFKTSGHEGLIQELAMELDRISSRNLGRDDRVIGDHGKEARFPYLDEEVVSYLNSLPVWEKADLSLPRGVGEKLLLRLTAKQLGLSQSAVLPKRAMQFGSRIAKMEDSHEKASDKCARLLTG is encoded by the exons ATGTGTGGCATCTTTTGTCTGTTGAGTTTGTTGTCTGCTCATTCTGAGTGGGACAAAGCAGTTTatgaacatttgaaaagaaGAGGGCCCTGCTCGAGCCAGGAGCTAACAGTTATAGGCACAAATCACTATTATCAGTGTTTATTCTCTGCTCATGTTCTTCACATGAGAGGTCCTCTTACCCCACAACCAGTTCAAGACAGTGCTGGAAATATCCTGCTGTGGAATGGAGAGATTTTTGGAGGGTTGCCTGtcaggtcagaggagaatgacACTGCTGTGGTCTCTCAGCAGCTGTCGTCCTGCAACAACCCTTCAGAGATCCTGACTGTCCTGTCTGCTATACAGGGGCCGTGGGGGTTTGTTTACTACCAGAAGGCAGGAGAATACCTCTGGTTTGGAAGAGACTTCTTTGGCAGGCGGAGTTTGCTGTGGAAATTTGATGCAGAGGTCAGTGCCTTGACCCTGACTTCTGTGGCAGCCCATGCTTCTGGACCCGATCAGCGTAATTGGCAAGAAGTCCCAGCAGTTGGTGTGTACAGGATTGACCTGAGAGCAGCTACAGAAACCGGCTCTCTGTCATTTGAGATCTATCCTTGGGCTCATGCAGGGGATGATGTCATCTCCTGTTGCAGTGAAAAGATATTGGAGTCTGTCCCCAGTGGCTGCAATGCTGTGATGAACCAAGCAGGCCTCGTTCTCACCTCACCTGTGTGCCGCCTGAATATGTCCATTCCAGAGTCATTAAACAAGACAGAAGTTCATTCCGACTCACATTTATCTGTCAAGGACCTGGAGGAGCTGCTAGCAAGCAAGGAGCAAACCGATGAGGCGGACCGTCTTATCGATGTTCTCAGTGAGGCAGTAAGGCGTCGAGTTCAGTCTCTGCCTTTTGGTTTACAAGACCATTCACTTCTTGCTAATGACCAGGCCAGTGTTGCTATACTGTTTTCAGGAGGTATTGATTCAATGGTGCTGGCTGCTTTGGCTGACCGTCATGTGCCTGCTCATCAGCCCATAGACCTTCTTAACGTAGCCTTTAAACTACAGGAACCAAAGAAGCAGAATGTGTGTgcaaaaaagcccaaaaagCCCAAAAATAAACCCACAGAATCCAAGACTGACTGTGCTGATTCCCGAACATTCAGTCCCTTTGATGTTCCTGACAgaattactggaaaaaatggtctTAAGGAATTACAGGATTTGAATCCTGAAAGAAGATGGAATTTTGTTGAAATCAATGTAACACAGGAGGAGCTTCAAAAAATGCGCATGGAGCGCATTTGTCATTTGGTGCATCCACTGGAGACGGTGCTTGATGATAGTATtggatgtgctgtgtggtttGCTGCAAGAGGAACCGGGTTCATTATGGAGGACAGCGACCAGAGGCCCTTCACATCATCAGCAAAG GTCATTTTGACAGGAATTGGAGCTGATGAGCAGCTAGCAGGCTACTCCAGACACAGAGTCCGCTTCAAGACGTCTGGACACGAAGGACTGATTCAGGAACTAGCCATGGAGCTGGACAGGATCTCCTCCAGGAATCTAGGCAGAGATGACCGAGTGATCGGTGACCATGGGAAAGAAGCTAG GTTTCCCTACTTGGATGAAGAAGTGGTGAGCTACTTGAACTCTTTGCCTGTGTGGGAGAAGGCAGATCTGTCGCTTCCTCGAGGTGTTGGGGAGAAGCTCCTCCTCAGACTGACAGCAAAGCAGCTTGGCCTCAGCCAATCAGCCGTCCTGCCCAAGAGAGCCATGCAGTTTGGCTCCCGCATCGCAAAGATGGAGGACAGCCACGAAAAGGCCTCAGACAAATGCGCAAGACTCCTCACTGGGTAG